From a region of the Salinispira pacifica genome:
- the cfpA gene encoding cytoplasmic filament protein CfpA, with translation MSDLTHSPNIFHPSKPSAVGSRNSLAQEGRDQRKEYENLVNEETEKILNTIQSKLPDEVLEKLDITGGLKEKLYNYFNQNYQNMFNRYITTTEDEMVKKIRNFVDKEENKALARYTPKEIASMLDEIAGADKFNTGEIEKSIVNMYGHLQGHIQRGMNDLENDTNSLLRQKTDVGAFIRGENAYAVVKAAFKDSVHKPKTVSDVKLSVNILDSELISPIFQYQATVEYLIKDQIGRTITTLIDQEIERFQDQLIDEGKEELSDSEIIFEKMKRVPDFTDDDADDETSKRYTFLAKSLMDKIEGLRAEIDPKEFDAINIRENLKKIIDMENIRNRGFNTVVNSLTSILDTSKMGYQFMENLKNARELIVREYEDTDAEHLPDERYQIRLKYYDADQLHKEQAAYDAQLESYRKEIQRLYDVVEQTYLDKRSRFGGAKDYEDLARRLERKIGKRKEAVTFEESGDHIVQELRQIWNEITEIKADLTDVERLNQTYLHEKSLFKKMLSHISKKIETLYGFQNPRDRVILDGRVTFLRRQFESFDYKINPYHIQPGLILDVDITSIKRKKYTLNSMANVLNEFLHGVSKGFQDAAFAAFKRRRSTVRDDIGMSFSSEYDKVTEEAPESVPAPSSGGASSNKTVKGQADVSPGKGDISGDDLQEL, from the coding sequence ATGTCAGATCTTACCCACAGCCCGAATATATTCCACCCGTCAAAACCATCGGCGGTCGGATCCCGGAACAGTCTGGCTCAGGAAGGACGTGACCAGCGCAAGGAGTATGAAAACCTTGTAAATGAGGAAACCGAGAAAATCCTCAACACGATTCAGTCGAAACTGCCGGATGAGGTGCTCGAGAAGCTCGATATCACCGGGGGACTGAAAGAGAAGCTGTACAACTATTTCAACCAGAACTATCAGAATATGTTCAACCGGTATATCACCACCACTGAAGACGAAATGGTGAAGAAAATCCGGAACTTTGTGGACAAGGAAGAGAATAAAGCCCTTGCCCGCTACACTCCCAAAGAAATTGCATCCATGCTGGATGAGATTGCCGGTGCAGATAAATTCAACACCGGTGAAATCGAAAAGTCCATCGTTAATATGTACGGCCACCTCCAGGGACATATCCAGCGGGGTATGAATGATCTTGAAAATGACACTAACTCACTTCTGCGTCAGAAGACCGATGTGGGTGCATTCATCCGGGGTGAAAATGCATATGCAGTTGTTAAAGCAGCGTTCAAAGACAGCGTACACAAACCGAAAACGGTAAGTGATGTGAAGCTTTCTGTGAACATTCTGGACTCCGAACTGATCAGCCCCATTTTTCAGTATCAGGCTACCGTTGAATATCTGATCAAAGACCAGATCGGAAGAACCATCACCACTCTCATCGACCAGGAAATCGAGCGCTTCCAGGATCAGCTGATAGATGAAGGAAAAGAGGAGCTCAGCGACTCAGAAATCATCTTTGAAAAAATGAAGCGGGTTCCCGATTTCACCGACGACGATGCGGACGATGAAACCAGTAAGCGCTATACCTTCCTTGCGAAATCCCTCATGGACAAAATTGAAGGTCTCCGGGCGGAAATCGACCCCAAGGAATTTGATGCAATAAATATCCGTGAAAACCTGAAAAAGATCATAGATATGGAAAACATCAGAAACCGGGGTTTCAATACTGTGGTAAACTCCCTCACTTCAATTCTGGATACCAGTAAAATGGGATACCAGTTTATGGAAAACCTGAAAAATGCCCGTGAACTGATTGTCCGGGAATATGAAGACACCGACGCAGAACATCTGCCGGATGAGCGCTACCAGATCCGACTGAAATATTATGATGCCGACCAGCTTCACAAGGAACAGGCAGCGTATGATGCTCAGCTTGAATCATACCGGAAAGAAATCCAGCGCCTCTATGATGTGGTTGAGCAGACTTACCTGGACAAGCGCTCACGATTCGGCGGAGCAAAGGATTATGAAGACCTGGCCCGACGCCTTGAACGCAAGATCGGGAAACGCAAAGAAGCGGTTACATTCGAAGAATCCGGTGACCACATCGTTCAGGAACTCCGACAGATCTGGAATGAGATCACCGAAATCAAGGCGGATCTTACCGATGTTGAGCGCTTGAATCAGACATATCTCCACGAAAAGTCTCTGTTCAAGAAAATGCTCAGCCATATTTCCAAGAAGATCGAAACTCTCTACGGTTTTCAGAATCCAAGGGACCGGGTGATTCTGGACGGCAGAGTAACCTTCCTGCGCCGTCAGTTTGAAAGCTTTGATTACAAGATCAATCCCTACCATATTCAGCCGGGACTGATCCTGGATGTTGATATTACCAGCATCAAACGGAAGAAATACACCCTGAACAGCATGGCCAACGTGCTGAATGAATTCCTCCATGGAGTATCCAAAGGATTCCAGGACGCAGCATTTGCAGCATTCAAGCGCCGGCGTTCAACTGTACGGGATGACATTGGCATGAGTTTTTCCAGTGAGTATGACAAGGTGACTGAAGAAGCGCCGGAAAGCGTTCCTGCACCTTCCTCCGGAGGAGCATCATCCAATAAGACTGTAAAAGGACAGGCGGACGTATCTCCCGGTAAGGGCGATATCTCAGGCGATGACTTACAGGAACTCTAA
- a CDS encoding DnaJ domain-containing protein: MMNVSSAFKFLNLSETASQAEANARYRRLLKEYHPDRNTHRSEWSHTMTVRLTEAYDAVSSYISSIRADEAEPQGDHSESRNVADEPDSGYSITMQARIGNLYDQLLNHIHDYYSGGMNNVHLRQEGTMRHRFRALLRRLANTVEDLHLTMEWPGSSLQHSQVNAIHDFAAAFYENMLIKPRQPETLTRDEAKSQTLYRNGSLSMDNAIRKGILELEQKNGLITPGSRHQAEQSFMLLLSGYPRSIFVADTLIKLYLLKAFSALCEFLEEQF, translated from the coding sequence ATGATGAATGTGAGTTCTGCCTTCAAATTCCTGAATCTCAGTGAGACTGCATCCCAGGCGGAGGCAAACGCCAGATACCGCAGACTGCTGAAGGAATACCATCCGGACAGAAACACCCACCGCAGCGAATGGTCCCATACTATGACCGTCCGTCTCACCGAAGCCTATGATGCGGTGAGCAGTTATATCAGCAGTATCAGAGCCGATGAAGCTGAGCCTCAGGGTGATCATTCTGAATCAAGGAATGTCGCGGACGAACCGGACTCGGGATACAGCATCACCATGCAGGCCCGCATCGGAAATCTCTATGATCAGCTCCTTAATCACATCCATGACTATTATTCCGGAGGAATGAACAACGTGCACCTTCGCCAGGAGGGCACCATGCGCCACCGGTTCCGTGCACTTCTGCGAAGGCTTGCGAACACCGTGGAAGATCTGCATCTAACCATGGAGTGGCCCGGCTCTTCGCTCCAGCACAGCCAGGTCAATGCGATTCATGATTTCGCAGCAGCCTTCTATGAAAATATGCTGATCAAGCCCCGTCAGCCGGAGACGCTGACCCGGGACGAGGCAAAATCCCAGACACTGTACCGCAATGGAAGCCTGTCCATGGACAATGCCATACGAAAGGGAATCCTCGAGCTGGAGCAGAAAAACGGTCTCATCACCCCTGGATCCCGGCATCAGGCCGAGCAGAGCTTTATGCTGCTGCTCAGCGGCTACCCACGGAGCATCTTTGTGGCAGATACCCTGATCAAGCTCTACCTGTTAAAGGCGTTTTCCGCACTCTGTGAGTTTTTAGAGGAACAATTTTAG
- a CDS encoding alpha-galactosidase produces MSKKIVLVGAGSAQFGLGTLGDIFTSTILKGSELCLMDIDAGSLQLVYEEARDFVARNNLDFSITSTTDRQEALKDADYIIISIEVGDRFKLWEEDWRIPQQYGITQIYGENGGPGGVFHSLRIIPPILDICGEAMDLVPHAEIFCYSNPMTAITTAVHRAYPGIKFTGLCHEIASLERYLPAMLDRPFDSMELTAGGLNHFSCLLEARDRETGEDLYPEIMEKAYSFFNREPGYSDIWHHYRKTGEIIHTEGSTARAQLGIEDSAVEWADRKLFRFIMDTYGLLPITVDSHFGEYLSWAWQLADHRGIVDFFDMYKVALSSEQRPEIQLKRHERVVDIIEGMIQDSGYTESAVNVINNGLIPDLPDWIAVEVPATISAAGVEGKPLTNVPKGFLALLRNYSGVYDLTAEAVLQKSKDLTVQALLANPVVNQALPLKDLTERMISQQDRWLGYLK; encoded by the coding sequence ATGTCAAAAAAAATTGTATTAGTCGGCGCTGGAAGTGCGCAATTCGGTCTTGGGACACTGGGTGACATTTTCACCAGCACTATTCTCAAGGGATCTGAACTGTGCCTCATGGATATAGACGCAGGGAGTCTTCAGCTTGTATATGAAGAAGCCAGAGATTTTGTTGCCCGTAACAACCTGGATTTCAGCATTACCTCAACCACAGATAGACAGGAAGCATTGAAGGATGCAGATTACATCATCATCTCAATTGAGGTGGGCGACCGCTTTAAACTTTGGGAGGAAGACTGGCGAATTCCCCAGCAGTACGGAATAACTCAAATCTACGGTGAAAACGGGGGCCCGGGAGGGGTTTTTCATTCTCTACGGATCATACCGCCCATTCTTGACATTTGCGGAGAGGCAATGGATCTGGTTCCCCACGCAGAAATATTCTGCTACTCAAATCCCATGACCGCCATTACCACAGCCGTACACCGTGCATATCCTGGTATCAAATTCACCGGGCTCTGTCATGAAATAGCCAGTCTTGAACGGTATCTCCCAGCCATGCTGGATCGCCCGTTTGACTCAATGGAGTTGACAGCCGGCGGCCTGAATCATTTCAGTTGTCTGCTTGAAGCCAGGGATCGGGAAACCGGTGAGGATCTGTATCCTGAAATTATGGAAAAAGCCTACAGCTTCTTCAACCGTGAGCCCGGCTACAGCGACATATGGCATCACTACAGGAAGACCGGAGAAATCATCCATACCGAAGGTTCAACGGCCCGGGCACAACTGGGAATTGAGGACAGTGCCGTTGAGTGGGCAGACAGAAAGCTGTTCCGGTTTATTATGGATACTTACGGACTTCTCCCCATCACGGTGGACAGCCATTTCGGGGAATACCTTTCCTGGGCATGGCAGCTTGCGGACCACCGGGGTATCGTGGACTTCTTCGATATGTACAAAGTGGCACTGAGCAGTGAACAGCGACCAGAAATTCAACTGAAACGTCATGAACGGGTTGTGGACATTATTGAAGGAATGATCCAGGACAGCGGCTATACCGAATCCGCAGTAAATGTAATAAACAATGGACTCATCCCGGACCTTCCGGACTGGATTGCGGTTGAGGTTCCAGCCACAATTAGCGCGGCCGGGGTTGAGGGAAAGCCTCTGACGAATGTTCCCAAAGGGTTTCTTGCACTGCTGAGAAATTATTCCGGAGTGTATGACCTGACAGCAGAAGCGGTACTGCAGAAAAGCAAGGATCTCACGGTTCAGGCTCTCCTTGCCAATCCGGTGGTAAACCAGGCACTGCCTCTGAAAGACCTGACGGAACGAATGATTTCCCAGCAGGATAGATGGCTCGGGTATCTGAAATAA
- a CDS encoding divergent PAP2 family protein, whose protein sequence is MDKRAWTGYNTAMPIAFFTAVSVQLVCQLTKFIAYSIRDKKFTPSYLATAGGMPSAHSAFVSSLTTYVALAEGTSGPWFSVSLVFALIVMYDAFRLRGYVQRHAESINIIREELSSQLKDKIPRHSEMVGHSLMEVASGGILGAGWAWLIWHLLPGV, encoded by the coding sequence TTGGACAAGAGGGCATGGACGGGGTACAATACCGCCATGCCCATTGCATTTTTTACAGCAGTCAGCGTACAGCTGGTGTGCCAGCTGACAAAATTCATCGCATACTCAATCCGTGATAAAAAGTTCACCCCCTCCTACCTGGCAACCGCAGGGGGGATGCCCAGTGCTCACAGTGCATTCGTGAGTTCGCTTACCACCTATGTTGCCCTGGCTGAAGGCACCTCCGGTCCCTGGTTTTCTGTAAGCCTCGTCTTCGCCCTCATCGTAATGTACGATGCGTTCCGCCTGAGAGGCTATGTTCAGCGGCATGCCGAAAGCATCAACATAATCAGGGAAGAACTCTCTTCTCAGCTGAAAGATAAAATCCCCCGGCATTCCGAAATGGTAGGACACAGCCTCATGGAAGTTGCCAGCGGCGGGATTCTGGGAGCCGGCTGGGCCTGGCTGATTTGGCACCTGCTTCCAGGCGTTTAA
- a CDS encoding histidine kinase N-terminal 7TM domain-containing diguanylate cyclase: MLIQHDLVRISSLLAGFVTFAMLIWTGRRMRQNFRARIYFALTACTFMYAFGYSQALIQTNLDSLIFWTRFEFAGVPFIPLFLVLLSAHTRFYRENQPFPSWVYLFLIPGLASMFANWFYPSTNLYYLNRSFRMSDPFLMVNSITPGPLWYLQNIQAVAAIIFSLIVYAEGSLRIRNKRKDMLLMLFGISIPAGGFILSLSGIYQSSYDMVPALLGLASPFFAAGIISDRLISDLSYARLNFYKTTENPVFIFNTENHLIDLNAAALKAFRTTRKQALNRTWYDLLDGLNDGEVKITTEQTQLGKELSFNGNTYSYTSLIFKDHKGRVRGLLRALYDITQAKNAMSVLEQEASFDGLTGLLTRRRWENNVEMALKQGVRFSHSGSLLVLDLDHFKSINDTYGHQAGDLVLRELSQRLKSVLRDIDIIGRYGGEELGIWLMQTRPEDALVVGEKLRKLVTDLIIRTGGNSIEASASVGIYGENELSSTDLFYYFKKADRALYRAKENGRDRVEISRE; encoded by the coding sequence ATGCTCATACAGCATGACCTTGTCAGGATCTCTTCTTTGCTTGCAGGTTTTGTGACCTTTGCCATGCTCATCTGGACAGGAAGGCGTATGCGGCAGAATTTCCGGGCGCGTATCTATTTTGCACTCACTGCTTGTACATTTATGTATGCATTCGGATACTCTCAAGCCCTGATTCAGACAAATCTGGACTCGCTCATATTCTGGACCCGCTTCGAGTTCGCTGGAGTTCCATTTATCCCGCTGTTTTTGGTACTTCTGTCAGCCCATACCAGATTCTACCGGGAAAACCAGCCGTTTCCATCCTGGGTTTACCTGTTTCTGATTCCGGGTCTTGCTTCCATGTTCGCCAACTGGTTTTACCCTTCCACTAACCTCTATTATCTTAACCGCAGCTTTCGGATGAGCGATCCCTTTTTGATGGTAAACTCAATTACTCCGGGACCTCTGTGGTATCTGCAGAACATTCAGGCAGTTGCGGCAATAATCTTCAGTCTGATTGTATATGCTGAAGGTTCTCTGCGCATCCGGAATAAGCGCAAGGACATGCTGCTGATGCTTTTTGGAATTTCCATTCCAGCCGGCGGATTTATTCTCAGTCTCTCAGGCATATACCAGTCAAGCTATGACATGGTTCCTGCTCTTTTAGGTCTGGCCAGCCCGTTTTTCGCAGCGGGTATTATCAGTGACAGACTAATCAGCGATTTGTCCTATGCAAGGCTGAATTTCTACAAGACCACGGAAAATCCGGTATTTATCTTTAACACTGAAAACCATCTTATTGACCTGAATGCCGCCGCCTTGAAAGCATTCAGAACAACACGCAAACAGGCTCTCAACAGGACCTGGTATGATTTGCTGGACGGGCTGAATGATGGAGAGGTGAAAATCACAACAGAACAGACACAGCTGGGAAAGGAGCTGAGTTTCAACGGGAATACCTATTCCTATACCAGTCTGATCTTTAAAGATCACAAAGGGCGGGTGAGAGGACTTCTTCGAGCCCTTTACGATATTACCCAGGCAAAGAATGCCATGTCGGTTCTTGAACAGGAAGCCAGCTTTGACGGCCTTACAGGATTATTGACCCGGAGACGATGGGAGAATAATGTGGAAATGGCTCTGAAACAGGGGGTGCGCTTCAGTCATTCCGGGAGTCTGCTGGTTCTGGATCTGGATCACTTCAAATCCATTAATGATACGTACGGGCATCAGGCCGGTGACCTGGTTCTGAGAGAGCTTTCTCAGCGGTTGAAAAGCGTATTGAGAGATATTGATATTATCGGACGCTATGGCGGTGAAGAACTGGGAATCTGGCTCATGCAGACCCGTCCTGAGGATGCCCTGGTTGTGGGAGAGAAACTGCGGAAACTGGTTACCGATCTGATAATCAGAACCGGCGGGAACAGCATAGAAGCCAGTGCCAGTGTGGGTATCTACGGGGAGAATGAACTTTCCAGTACAGACCTGTTTTACTACTTTAAGAAAGCTGACAGAGCCTTGTACCGGGCCAAGGAGAACGGCCGTGACCGGGTGGAAATCTCCCGGGAATAA
- a CDS encoding LacI family DNA-binding transcriptional regulator, which produces MAKVKLQDVARSAGVSISTVSRVINNPDMVHRQTRESVEAAIRELGFLPKAGASKLHPGSGETGSGSVEHGCNGTSPVVALVSPVNDSDFYFDLQISLQENLLAINHYPLLIHTDGELSLLHFLEKDSAWLDAVDAVVVLSCEIEDRAMEILKKRGVPVACVHRRNRSVFSVLNNDYLGGYDAAQYLWSRGHRRFGLVSWDAFGSDRKGDRVTGFTNYLMENGVEIPESQRIASDLSIAGGRKAMAELSRGELPDAVFFTSDTMAIGGLQFCRDEGITVPDTLAIMGFDDIRMASVMGLTTMKQFIAAKTRLVVDELDACLKTGSGELDQREVTITPELVRRISA; this is translated from the coding sequence ATGGCAAAAGTGAAACTGCAGGATGTAGCCCGCTCTGCGGGTGTGAGTATCAGTACGGTGAGCAGGGTAATCAACAACCCGGATATGGTTCACCGGCAGACACGAGAAAGCGTTGAAGCGGCAATTCGGGAACTGGGGTTTCTGCCCAAAGCCGGAGCATCCAAGCTTCACCCGGGCAGCGGTGAAACAGGTTCCGGTTCAGTCGAACATGGATGCAACGGCACCTCACCGGTTGTTGCTCTGGTGTCTCCAGTGAACGACAGTGATTTCTATTTTGATCTTCAAATATCCCTGCAGGAAAACCTGCTGGCAATTAATCATTATCCTCTGTTGATACATACCGACGGCGAGTTAAGCCTTTTGCATTTCCTGGAAAAAGATTCAGCCTGGCTGGATGCGGTGGATGCGGTTGTGGTGCTGTCCTGTGAAATAGAAGATCGTGCAATGGAAATTCTCAAAAAACGGGGGGTTCCGGTAGCCTGTGTGCATCGGAGAAACCGTTCCGTGTTTTCTGTACTCAATAATGATTATCTTGGCGGTTACGATGCGGCACAGTATTTATGGTCCCGGGGACACCGGAGATTTGGCCTTGTGAGCTGGGACGCCTTTGGGTCTGACAGAAAAGGTGACCGGGTCACAGGGTTCACCAATTATCTCATGGAAAACGGGGTGGAAATTCCAGAATCACAACGTATCGCTTCAGATTTGAGCATAGCAGGCGGACGAAAAGCAATGGCGGAACTCAGCCGGGGAGAACTGCCGGATGCGGTGTTTTTCACCAGCGACACCATGGCCATCGGAGGCCTGCAGTTTTGCAGAGATGAAGGGATCACAGTCCCGGATACTCTGGCAATTATGGGGTTTGACGACATAAGAATGGCCTCGGTCATGGGGCTGACAACCATGAAACAGTTTATAGCCGCAAAGACCCGTCTCGTTGTGGATGAACTTGACGCCTGTCTGAAAACCGGCAGTGGCGAACTGGACCAAAGAGAGGTTACCATTACACCTGAGCTTGTGCGCCGTATTTCGGCCTGA
- a CDS encoding putative PEP-binding protein, producing MSMFISFGSGKHAEALKNSEILGSRGIRAASLAQLDMPICPGFIIPHEHLAHFINNPRGVVPELKEFISDIGKTMGKSFGGGKNPLLLKAVESPMLNVQSSLPSIHHIGLIDDNVEMVAEMSGEKFAFNEYAYLISSIIRLSIAASDDETEIEALEAYLGKLKKAKSKSTILKTIDEFREILPAEIYSDPLFQLQYVVQQFDEALKKSPTSEDSAVMIQAMVYGNFDKDSAAGYFYTHHIVTGENELQGEYFPAAYDESAPNGKSLDNLGKKHLKSLQDIAVKLENHFLELRWIRFAIEADVLWLVDQSSAPNKSAQAEIKTLLDLRDRDIVDNDYLIEKVKPGRLSEILHPTLDPKSVSKLKTQEGGIAGAVGAAIGRVFFNAENLITAYRQAQQAGEDTNMILAMPSTFAGDVKAIEVAQGVLSSEGGYASHAPVVARSLGKVALVRPDAVFRKKSVQIGGEEVKEGDYITMNVPYYEDPVLYIGQGSLTKPVLEHSGLLDFLDVIQTRIENIDVHANADQPRDAQLAQKFKARGIGLCRTEHMFFDESRIDRFRYMILAQDSVKRQEFLDDLAKDQTEDFYELLKIMDGHPVTIRLLDAPLHEFLPADEKGMKDFAAKAKADGTGLTATAIKERSQLLREFNPMLGHRGIRVAVSYPEIYRMQTRAIFEASYRLLEEGKNPRPEIMIPLVMNPNELKVVRNGKKIEGKHILGIRDIEEQVSRGFKKGPLDYRVGTMIELPAAALNASAIARYADFFSFGTNDLTQTTYGISRDDFNTFFSDYTELDLLPNNPFKVLQPQVKELVTTATLRGRMVRPDLKLGLCGEHGAEPQNIDFIAEAGLNYVSVSPYGIPIAKLAIAQMNLKARKQS from the coding sequence ATGAGTATGTTTATTTCCTTCGGCAGCGGAAAGCATGCCGAAGCATTAAAAAACAGTGAAATTCTCGGCAGCAGGGGTATCAGGGCAGCTTCCCTTGCCCAGCTTGATATGCCCATTTGCCCGGGGTTTATCATACCCCATGAGCATCTTGCCCATTTCATTAACAACCCCCGGGGTGTTGTGCCCGAACTGAAGGAATTTATTTCCGATATCGGCAAGACCATGGGCAAAAGTTTCGGCGGCGGTAAGAACCCCCTTCTTCTGAAAGCAGTGGAAAGTCCCATGCTGAATGTCCAAAGCTCCCTTCCATCAATTCACCATATCGGGCTGATCGATGACAACGTTGAGATGGTTGCAGAAATGAGCGGTGAGAAATTTGCATTCAATGAATATGCGTATCTTATTTCAAGCATCATCAGACTTTCCATTGCAGCCAGTGATGATGAAACCGAGATTGAAGCCCTGGAAGCCTATCTCGGTAAGTTAAAAAAGGCAAAAAGCAAGTCTACAATTCTGAAAACCATCGACGAATTCCGGGAAATTCTTCCGGCAGAGATATACAGCGATCCTCTGTTTCAGCTTCAGTATGTTGTTCAGCAATTCGACGAAGCACTGAAAAAAAGCCCCACTTCAGAAGACTCTGCGGTGATGATACAGGCAATGGTTTACGGAAATTTCGATAAGGATTCTGCGGCGGGATATTTTTACACCCATCATATCGTGACCGGAGAAAACGAACTTCAGGGCGAGTATTTCCCTGCAGCCTACGATGAGTCGGCGCCAAACGGGAAATCCCTGGACAATCTTGGTAAAAAACACCTGAAATCCCTGCAGGATATCGCAGTAAAACTCGAGAATCACTTTTTGGAACTCAGGTGGATTCGTTTCGCAATTGAAGCGGATGTGCTGTGGCTGGTAGATCAGTCATCAGCTCCAAATAAATCCGCCCAGGCGGAGATAAAGACTCTTTTGGACCTCCGGGACAGAGACATTGTTGATAACGACTATCTGATTGAAAAGGTAAAGCCCGGTAGACTTTCGGAAATACTCCACCCTACCCTGGATCCCAAATCAGTATCCAAACTGAAAACACAGGAAGGAGGCATTGCCGGAGCTGTGGGTGCGGCTATCGGCAGAGTATTTTTCAATGCAGAGAATCTGATTACCGCATACCGTCAAGCCCAGCAGGCAGGTGAAGATACGAATATGATCCTCGCCATGCCCTCAACCTTCGCCGGAGACGTCAAAGCGATAGAGGTTGCCCAGGGCGTCCTTTCCTCGGAAGGCGGATACGCCTCCCACGCGCCTGTGGTCGCACGAAGTCTTGGAAAGGTGGCATTGGTACGGCCCGATGCCGTATTCAGGAAAAAATCTGTGCAGATCGGCGGAGAAGAGGTGAAAGAGGGTGATTATATCACCATGAATGTTCCCTATTATGAAGATCCGGTGCTGTACATCGGACAGGGGAGCCTCACCAAACCGGTGCTGGAGCATAGCGGCCTGCTGGATTTTCTCGACGTAATACAAACCCGTATCGAAAATATCGACGTACATGCAAACGCTGATCAGCCCAGAGATGCCCAGCTTGCGCAGAAATTCAAAGCCCGGGGTATCGGACTGTGCCGAACCGAACACATGTTTTTTGATGAATCCAGAATTGACCGGTTTCGATATATGATCCTTGCCCAGGACAGCGTAAAGCGCCAGGAATTTCTCGACGACCTGGCGAAGGATCAAACCGAGGACTTTTATGAGCTGCTGAAAATTATGGATGGCCATCCGGTAACCATACGACTGCTGGATGCACCCCTCCATGAGTTCCTTCCCGCAGATGAAAAGGGCATGAAGGACTTCGCTGCGAAAGCCAAGGCCGACGGAACCGGATTGACAGCAACTGCAATCAAGGAGCGCAGCCAGCTCCTGCGGGAGTTTAATCCCATGCTGGGTCATCGGGGAATCAGGGTTGCAGTATCATATCCTGAAATTTACCGCATGCAGACCCGTGCAATATTTGAAGCTTCATACCGTCTCCTTGAAGAGGGAAAGAACCCCAGACCCGAAATTATGATTCCTCTTGTTATGAACCCCAATGAACTGAAGGTGGTACGGAACGGAAAGAAAATTGAAGGCAAGCATATTCTCGGAATCAGGGATATTGAAGAACAGGTAAGCAGAGGCTTCAAAAAGGGCCCTCTGGATTACCGGGTGGGCACTATGATCGAGCTTCCTGCGGCCGCGCTGAATGCCTCGGCTATTGCACGTTATGCCGACTTTTTCTCTTTCGGCACCAACGACCTGACCCAGACTACCTACGGGATATCCCGGGATGATTTTAATACCTTTTTCTCGGACTACACCGAACTTGACCTGCTTCCCAATAATCCGTTCAAGGTTCTCCAGCCTCAGGTGAAGGAACTGGTTACCACCGCCACCCTGCGGGGAAGAATGGTTCGTCCGGATCTCAAGCTGGGACTCTGCGGGGAACACGGTGCTGAACCCCAGAATATCGATTTCATTGCAGAGGCGGGACTGAATTATGTCTCCGTGTCTCCCTACGGTATACCCATTGCCAAGCTGGCAATCGCCCAGATGAACCTGAAAGCCAGGAAACAAAGCTGA